The sequence CGGGCTCTGCGCTTGGCCGGCGAGCCTTCTCGTCGACGACGTACAGCGGCACAAGAGTGCGCTCCTGGACATGGCGCTGCAGATGCGTGCGGACGACAAAGAGCCGCTCGCGCGCGTGGCCTTCCGGGGCGCGCTCTACTGGCAGCGCTGGCTCCTGACGAAGGAGCCTGGGCTCCACGAGGAGGCTCGGGTCGTCTCCGGGCTCGAGTTCGCCCGAGAGGCTGGCGACTGGAAGGAGGCCGACATGCTCCTTGCCCACGCCGACGGCTCGAGCGCCCTCGCCGGTCTGCCGTTCGTCGATCACTGGAAGGCGCTCGTCGCGCAGCACTTGCCGGAGCAGGTGAGCGACGAGCACGAGCTCGAGGAGACGTTCCAGGAGTTCCGGCGGCACCCCAGCGAGGAGGCCGCGGAGAGCGTGCGGCGCTGCGCCACGGCGATCGCGCCCCTCGGGTCGCCGGTCCCGGTGCACAGCCTCCTTGCGCGTGTGGCGATGGATCTCGGCCAGACCGAGGAGGCGGAGTTCCACCTCGCCGCGCTCGTCGTCTGCAGGCCGCTCTGGATCCCCTACGTCGTGCAGCTGGCCGAGCACCAGGCGAGGCTCGATCTGCCGCGCGCCCTCCGCACGATCGAGGACGCGCGCCGCCTCTTCGGCCCCGACTTCTGGCTCCCTCTTTGAGCGGGGCTCACCCGCTTCGGATACGGGCCCATCTCGGCGTTTTCGGTGCTCAGCGCACGGGAGTGCGCCTGCGCGCCGAAAACGCCGATCTGGACCCGTCTCCTGTGCGGGTGAGCCCCGCTCGGCGACGCAGCTCGGGAGAGCGTCAGCCGTCGACGGCCTTTGATCCTTTGGAGCGCACTTGTGGCCGGATCCAGTGCCCCCGGCCTCGCCTCAGGCGCTCTCGAGCGTGCGCATCCAGCCGCTGATCCGCGTCCCCGCCGGCTTGGGCCAGCCCATCCGCGCGAAGCGCTCGAGGAGCTGCGGCGTATGGTCTCCGGTGCGGCTGTCCTTGAAGGCCGCCCGCGCCGCGTCGAGCTCGCGCGCCGCCTCGTGGAAGCGCCCCTCGTGGTACGCGAGCCACGCGAGCGTCAGGTGCCGGTGCTGCCGGGGCTCCGCCTCCGCGAGCGCCACCGCCTCGCACGCCATCAGGTGCTCGCGAGCGAGCTCCGCGTCCCCGCGGTGGAGCGCGATCTGCGCGAAGAGCAGCCGCGCCTCCACCAGGCCCCACGGATCCCCGAGCCGCTCGAAGAGCCTGCCGGCGGCGAGCGCGTGCTCCTCGGCGAGCTCCGGCGCGCCCGCGTCGAGCGCCACCATCGAGAGGAGGCGCTCGCACCCGGCCTCGCCGCGCGGGTTCGCGACGTCGCGGAAGCTCTGCCGCGCCGCGAGCGCGCCCGAGCGCGCCGCCTCGAAGTTGCCGACGCGGTGGTCCGAGTGCGACAGCGCGAGGTCGCACTGCGCGAGCCCGAGCCGGTAGCCGATGGCGTCGAAGTCGGCGTGCGCGGTCGTGAGCAGCGCGCGCGCCGCCTCCGAGGTCGCCCCGGCCTGCTCGACCATGCTCTGCAGCAGCAGGCACTGCGCCCGGCCGAGCCGATCGCCGACCTCCATGAACCTCGACGCCCCGGACGCCAGCACCGCCCGCGCCCGCGCGTGCTCGCCGAGCAGGTAGTCGATCTCGCCGAGCAGCACCTCGCACTGCGCCTGCCCGTGGCCGTGGCCGATCTCGTCGAAGATCGCGTGCGCTCGCGCCACGAGCCGCCGGCCCTGCGCCTCCGCGCCGAGGTCCGACGCGATGTGCCCGAGCAGGCGCAGGCAGTGCGCCTGGTTCTCGCGGTCGCCGGCTTGCTCGAAGATACGCCGCGCGTCCTCGGCGTCGCGCCGCGCCTCGTCGAGCCTCCCCGCCAGCCGCAGCGCCTCGCCGCGGAAGCGCAGCTGCGTCCCGAGGCGCGTCCCCGTCAGCACGGGCCGCGCGTCCACCCCGCCCCGGAGGCCCGGGCGCGAGTCGCTCCCCCCGGGCAACTTGCCGTCGAGCACGGCGAGGTCGCGGAGCGTCGCCGCGATGTCGCGCGAGCTCTGCCAGTGCGCCGCCACGTGCGCGTGCATGAGCGCCGCGGCCTCGTCGGTGTCGCCGGCGCGCAGCAGGCTGACCACCCGGTGCCGGAGGATGCGGCGGCTCGACGCGGCCGGGTGCGCCCCGAGCGCGTCGGCGGCGGCGCGGAACACGCGGGCCGCGTCCGGCTCGAGGAAGAGCTGCGAGAGGAGGTGCTCCTGGAGCAGCGCGTGCGGCCAGCGCAGGCGATCGCCCACGGCGAGGAGGATCTGGGCGCGCTGCATGGACGCGATCGCCCGGTCCGCCGAGATGTCGAGCGAGGTGAGCAGCGCGCGCAGGATCTCGCGCCGGATGTCGCCGCCGAGCGCGGCGGCGGCGCGCGCGCCGGTGCGGAGCTCCTCGGGCAGCGCCGCGAGGCGCTCTTCCCAGAGGTCGGCGGTGGTCGCCGCCTGCACGGCCATCGACGCCCTCGGCACGAAGTACTTGCCCGCGCGCAGCTGGAGGTGGCCGCCGCCTGCCCACGCGTGCAGCAGCTGCAGCGCGAAGAGCGGGTTCCCCTTGCTGCGGGCCGTCGCCGCCTCGGCCGCCGCGTCGTCGAGCGGCAGCGTCTCCCGGAGCAGCGCGTGCGTCTGCGTGGGGTTCAGCGGGGCGACGTCGAGCCGCTCCCCGACGTAGGCCGCGAGCGCCCCCTCGATGCGCCTCGCCGCCACCGGATCGCACTCGACCGCCTCGCTCCTGACCGTCGCCACGACGAGGAGGCCCAGGTTCGGCGCGTCGCGGTGGAGCGTCATGAGCCCCTCGAACGTGGTCGAGGAGGCGTAGTGCAGGTCGTCGAGCCAGAGCAGCACCGGCCGGTCCCGGCCGATCCTCTCCAGGGTCTTGCGGATGATCAGCCAGCGGAGCTCGGGGCGGTCCAGGCGGAAGCGCTTCCCCGTCGGGCCGACCGCCTCGCTGCCCGGAGGCGACGGCTTGATCCACTCGGCGGTCGCCGCGACCCACGTCTTGCCGACCTCGTCCTCGGGCGGGACCTCCCAGAGGTTCATCAGCACCTTCTCGACGATCTCGCGCTCGGCCCGCTCCAGCCGGTAGTGCTGGGTCACCGCGCCGAGCACGCCGTCGAGCGGCGCCGCGATGCGCCGGTAGCGCGCGCGGAGCGGCACCATGAGCGCCCGCTCGTGGACCTCCTCGCAGAGCCACTCGGCCAGCCGGCTCTTGCCGACGCCGGCCTCGCCCGCGAGCAGGACGAACCGGTGCATCGCCTTCGGCGCGTCGACCATCTCGGCCACGACCTCCATGAGCCGCGCCCGCTCCCCGGTCCGCGCGACGAACGGGCTCGGCCGGAGCGCGAGCAGCCCGGTGGTCGTCACGGACGGCGGCGGGTCGTCGTCTGGAGGCTCGATGAGCTCGGGCGTGAGCAGCTCCTTGCGGCTCGGGGGCAGACGGCCGCTCGTCAAGAGGGCGATCGGCAGCGGCGTCGCTGTCACGTTCTCGTTGTTGCGCGGCTCGAACCGCTTCCACACCCGCCGCGCGTCGCCAGCGAAATCGAAGCGGTGCCAGGGCCGCTTCGCGAGCAGCCGCTTCGCGAACTTCGCGACGTCGCCCGGCACCACCGGGGGGAGGGGCAGGTCCGGGATCGACGCGCTCCGGTGCTGCTGGAGGAGCTCGTCGTTGTTGCCGTCGTAGACCTCGCCGCCGGCGAGCAGGGCGTAGAGGATGCAGCCGAGCGCGTAGAGGTCCGTCGGCGGTCCGACGTGGGGCGCCGCGAACCGGATCTGCTCGGGCGCCA is a genomic window of Sorangium aterium containing:
- a CDS encoding serine/threonine-protein kinase; the encoded protein is MSEEGFLPGTILAGRYQVRRELGRGGMGVVYLCRDLVLDERVAVKLLDRPGAAARPEDAWWFQEEARALAGLSHPALVKARDFGALSNGTPYLVMDAVPGRSLHEWLYLARLEDPLPWPIIWSVIDQVLGALAHAHARGVIHGDLKPSNVLVDLQHGGEPPLVHVLDLGLAWLIQDRVDHRLDGSRESEPTVRWGAGTPGWMAPEQIRFAAPHVGPPTDLYALGCILYALLAGGEVYDGNNDELLQQHRSASIPDLPLPPVVPGDVAKFAKRLLAKRPWHRFDFAGDARRVWKRFEPRNNENVTATPLPIALLTSGRLPPSRKELLTPELIEPPDDDPPPSVTTTGLLALRPSPFVARTGERARLMEVVAEMVDAPKAMHRFVLLAGEAGVGKSRLAEWLCEEVHERALMVPLRARYRRIAAPLDGVLGAVTQHYRLERAEREIVEKVLMNLWEVPPEDEVGKTWVAATAEWIKPSPPGSEAVGPTGKRFRLDRPELRWLIIRKTLERIGRDRPVLLWLDDLHYASSTTFEGLMTLHRDAPNLGLLVVATVRSEAVECDPVAARRIEGALAAYVGERLDVAPLNPTQTHALLRETLPLDDAAAEAATARSKGNPLFALQLLHAWAGGGHLQLRAGKYFVPRASMAVQAATTADLWEERLAALPEELRTGARAAAALGGDIRREILRALLTSLDISADRAIASMQRAQILLAVGDRLRWPHALLQEHLLSQLFLEPDAARVFRAAADALGAHPAASSRRILRHRVVSLLRAGDTDEAAALMHAHVAAHWQSSRDIAATLRDLAVLDGKLPGGSDSRPGLRGGVDARPVLTGTRLGTQLRFRGEALRLAGRLDEARRDAEDARRIFEQAGDRENQAHCLRLLGHIASDLGAEAQGRRLVARAHAIFDEIGHGHGQAQCEVLLGEIDYLLGEHARARAVLASGASRFMEVGDRLGRAQCLLLQSMVEQAGATSEAARALLTTAHADFDAIGYRLGLAQCDLALSHSDHRVGNFEAARSGALAARQSFRDVANPRGEAGCERLLSMVALDAGAPELAEEHALAAGRLFERLGDPWGLVEARLLFAQIALHRGDAELAREHLMACEAVALAEAEPRQHRHLTLAWLAYHEGRFHEAARELDAARAAFKDSRTGDHTPQLLERFARMGWPKPAGTRISGWMRTLESA